From Streptomyces sp. NBC_00690, a single genomic window includes:
- a CDS encoding thioesterase II family protein produces MSSSLPFPETGSRSAAEPETDVLPLVCLPFAGSGAGFYRAWAQSPTPGVAILPVQLPGREEQFIDAPFTDAAEAAARLAPCVVDLTAGVGNFALFGHSLGAVLSYELAHELARLGHAGLSHVYVSGSPGPWSGRDARATGLSDDEFLERVQEFAGYRHQAFDNPDLRDLLLPVLRADVAMHENYKPATDEPLRVPVTALRGVDDALVSTEHARQWRTATSAEFRYVELPGGHMYLADSPAELLRTIAGG; encoded by the coding sequence ATGTCGTCATCGCTCCCCTTTCCAGAAACAGGGTCAAGGTCGGCGGCGGAGCCGGAAACGGATGTCCTGCCCCTGGTGTGCCTGCCCTTCGCCGGGAGCGGTGCCGGCTTCTACCGGGCCTGGGCACAGAGTCCGACGCCGGGCGTCGCGATCCTGCCCGTACAACTTCCGGGCCGCGAGGAACAGTTCATCGACGCACCGTTCACCGACGCGGCCGAGGCCGCCGCTCGGCTCGCACCCTGCGTCGTCGATCTCACCGCGGGTGTGGGGAACTTCGCCCTCTTTGGCCACAGCCTCGGAGCCGTACTGAGCTATGAGCTGGCCCATGAGCTGGCCAGGCTCGGCCACGCCGGGCTCAGTCATGTCTACGTCAGCGGCTCACCAGGACCGTGGAGCGGTCGCGACGCCCGGGCGACAGGGCTCAGTGACGATGAGTTCCTGGAGCGTGTCCAGGAGTTCGCCGGCTACAGGCACCAAGCCTTCGACAATCCCGACCTGCGCGATCTGCTGCTTCCCGTGCTCCGTGCCGACGTGGCCATGCACGAGAACTACAAACCGGCCACCGACGAGCCGCTGCGGGTGCCGGTCACCGCACTGCGCGGTGTCGACGACGCCCTGGTCTCAACCGAACACGCCCGCCAGTGGCGCACCGCCACCAGCGCGGAATTCCGGTACGTCGAGCTTCCCGGCGGCCATATGTATCTGGCTGACTCGCCCGCCGAACTGCTGCGCACCATCGCCGGAGGATGA
- a CDS encoding SDR family oxidoreductase: MTEPRTEAVDMLLKGKVAVITGAARGLGRECAGRFAREGADLLLLDIGHDIEGVGYPLGSRDQLADTARMCEEQGGSVIAAAVDVRDAVRVGEAVDEALDRFGAIDVLVNNAGIAGPSGRPVHEISEADWLLMLDTNLNGTWRMIKAVAPSMIEARSGSIINVSSTAGIVGYRNFAAYVTAKHGLVGLTKAAALDYAPFRIRVNAICPGSVRDNPLVEGRMLSEIARALDVPVDGHEEVFLRDQPTNALVETSSVAGAAIWLAGDDSRQVTGTTVTVDGGFTSR; the protein is encoded by the coding sequence ATGACGGAACCCCGAACGGAGGCCGTGGACATGCTGCTCAAGGGCAAAGTCGCAGTGATCACAGGCGCAGCGCGCGGTCTCGGCCGGGAGTGCGCCGGCAGATTCGCCCGCGAGGGCGCCGATCTGTTGCTGCTCGACATCGGCCATGACATCGAGGGCGTTGGATATCCGCTCGGCAGCCGGGACCAGTTGGCCGATACGGCACGCATGTGCGAGGAACAGGGCGGCTCTGTCATCGCTGCCGCGGTCGATGTTCGTGATGCAGTGCGTGTGGGGGAGGCGGTCGACGAGGCCCTGGACCGCTTCGGTGCCATCGACGTGCTGGTCAACAACGCCGGGATCGCAGGGCCTTCGGGCCGCCCCGTGCACGAGATCAGCGAGGCGGACTGGCTGCTGATGTTGGACACCAACCTCAACGGCACCTGGCGGATGATCAAGGCGGTGGCTCCTTCGATGATCGAAGCGCGCTCGGGCAGCATCATCAATGTCTCCTCGACCGCCGGAATCGTCGGCTACCGGAACTTTGCCGCCTATGTGACGGCCAAGCACGGTCTGGTGGGTCTGACGAAGGCCGCAGCGCTCGACTACGCGCCGTTCCGCATCCGCGTCAACGCGATCTGTCCCGGCTCCGTCCGCGACAACCCGCTCGTCGAGGGACGGATGCTCTCGGAGATAGCCCGTGCGCTGGACGTCCCGGTCGACGGTCACGAAGAGGTCTTCCTGCGCGACCAACCGACGAACGCGCTCGTCGAAACGTCCAGCGTCGCGGGGGCCGCCATCTGGTTGGCCGGTGATGACTCCCGGCAGGTGACCGGCACGACGGTCACCGTCGACGGCGGATTCACCAGCCGATGA
- a CDS encoding non-ribosomal peptide synthetase, giving the protein MAMPVPGRTIPALFALRVEEAPEATAIVAGDGGLTYRELDVRSDRVAAELRRRGVGAESLVAVALPRSLELAVALLGVLKAGAAYLPVDPDYPARRVEFMVHDARPVLLLTDADGVEGFPDDLPRVGLTELERDGQGPVPEPVRHPARLAYVIYTSGSTGTPKGIGITHRDVVGLAVDERWQGSAHARVLLHSPLSFDASVYELWVPLLNGGQVVVDPAADLTPVSLAALVERHGITVVFVTSALFSLLSKEDPHCFAGLHEVWTGGERVSPQAVGRAQDSCPETQFINVYGPTETTVFATAHPAAPGTAAEADIPIGRPLHAMSAHVLDDELRPVAPGAPGELYLAGIGVARGYLSRSAGTAERFVACPFGPAGERMYRTGDVVRTTPGGELVHMGRTDAQVKLRGFRIEPGEIEAVLLSHPGVGQAAVMVREGEAGGPGRQLAGYVVPRAATARPCTDSTAPFADHTDHTDCTESAAAPGSPEFALGSGISASELRGFVTARLPGFMVPASFTVLEALPLTPNGKLDRDALPAPEFTGGVYRAPRTPVEEVIAGLFAEVLGLERAGADDDFFALGGDSIQAIQVVTRARAQQVTFSSREVFQLRTVARLAEAAMALADQRPGWESGLAELPGGGVGPMPLMPVARWVQDLGPGFDSLSQAVVLELPQDIDGESLAATVAAVVDRHDLLRTTLTADGLLTAPPGSVAVDSLIEHVDCDGDWAASTWRQLLLGKLDSAAALLAPAKGVVARFIWFDPGPSAGPGRLLVVLHHLVVDGVSWRILMPDFAAAWDRIRVGKPPELPAVGTSVRRWAHALVDEAAAGRVAELPLWQSVVAGPDPLIGARRLDPAEDLTATVHKTQVLLSVAVTETLLTVVPKAFRGSAADALLAALALAAVKWRRERGVEEPSTLLRLEGHGREEDAVPGADLARTVGWFTSVFPVRLDLAGIDVDEAIAGGPAAGAVIKAVKEQIAAIPGKGIGYGLLRHLNEETAAALSGHPLGQIGFNYLGRFSTADMPEELRGLGWTQTDDLTAFSELAELDAGHAADMPALSEIDINAMVTDTPDGPRLGALFGAPTGVLAPEETQHIAQLWRTALEGLARHATAPGAGGLTPSDVPLVEVGQGDLEKWERRYPGIEDVWPLTSLQAGLLYESQAGGPEFDAYQVQYTLHLSGPVAPARLRAAGQALLDRHAALRAVFVPSATGDMVQLVVEDVQLPWHQVDLTGLSGAERDAAFARLLSDDLAERFDPQAPPLLRLTLITMEPGRSELVLTAHHVLFDGWSIPLLAQDLLRLYGSGGDASALPRARGYRDFLAWLSRQDRAASARAWQEELDGFDEPALLTPALGFAPQPGTQPESTTHTTESGGVSQFPVPLDADTARALARRAAELGVTLNTVVQGAWAMLLGQLTGRQDVVFGATVAGRPPAIPGVESMVGLFLNTVPVRVRCAPGDTIAAVLTALHERQGGLLDHHHHPLHEIQRATGIPALFDTYVAFESFPLDQAGITEASEDAGISLAGLRPFATTHYPLSVMALPADGGAPLRLVLQYRRDAFDPATVDTTARRFGHVLRDIAADPGQCVASVDLLDPAEHDRILREFNDTTTDDFPVTVPELFDRQSSATPEALAVVSGSQTLTYRQLSDRADRLAHVLRGYGAGPETLVAVALPRTADLVVALLGILKSGAGYLPVDPKYPSRRQEFLLADARPALVLTDQDTGQSLPPGNAPRLHLEDLERVDGEAPPGPGPRPDNVAYVMYTSGSTGTAKGVAISHRNITSCLPALTTSLDVGTGARMLAGASVNFDVSVFEIFSTLCTGGVVEIVRDILTLGERDGWRGDTISTVPSAFAELLDRVPGRISARTVMLAGEALPTSLLRRIREAMPGVRVVNGYGQTETFYATTYALAGSDEWVGDAAGAPIGAPLDNVRVYLLGAGLRPVPPGVIGELYVAGATVGRGYRGRAPLTASRFVPDPFGPAGARMYRTGDLARWTAEGHLAYAGRGDAQVKIRGARLEPAEVEAALTAHPDVDRAVVTVQDDKEPGASGHLVAYVTPGGSADVLRAFLAEKLPDFMVPAAFVVLDALPLMQNGKLDRAALPEPQLTGGAYRAPRDAREETLCRLYAETLGTDRVGIDDDFFALGGHSLVATRLISRIRAELGRQVPVSTVFQRPTVAELARELDALATASRPRLRRMTDR; this is encoded by the coding sequence ATGGCGATGCCGGTCCCCGGTAGGACGATTCCCGCGCTTTTTGCACTGCGGGTCGAGGAGGCTCCAGAGGCGACCGCGATCGTGGCGGGCGACGGCGGGCTCACCTATCGGGAGCTCGATGTCCGCTCCGACCGGGTGGCTGCCGAGTTGCGGCGGCGCGGGGTCGGTGCCGAGTCGCTCGTCGCGGTCGCGCTGCCGAGGTCGTTGGAGCTGGCGGTGGCCCTGCTCGGGGTGCTGAAGGCCGGCGCCGCGTATCTGCCGGTCGATCCCGACTATCCGGCGCGGCGCGTGGAGTTCATGGTGCACGACGCGCGGCCCGTCCTGCTGCTCACGGACGCGGACGGTGTGGAGGGCTTTCCCGACGACCTTCCCCGGGTGGGGCTGACGGAGCTGGAGCGGGATGGACAGGGGCCGGTGCCGGAACCGGTGCGGCACCCCGCGCGGCTCGCATACGTGATCTACACCTCGGGTTCGACGGGGACGCCCAAGGGAATCGGCATCACCCACCGCGATGTGGTCGGCCTGGCGGTGGACGAACGCTGGCAGGGTAGCGCGCACGCTCGGGTGCTGCTGCACTCCCCGCTGTCCTTCGACGCCTCGGTGTACGAGTTGTGGGTGCCGCTGCTGAACGGCGGCCAGGTCGTCGTGGACCCCGCGGCCGATCTCACCCCCGTGTCGCTGGCCGCCCTCGTGGAGCGCCACGGCATCACCGTCGTCTTCGTGACCAGCGCCCTGTTCAGCCTTCTCTCGAAGGAGGACCCGCACTGCTTCGCCGGGCTCCACGAGGTGTGGACGGGCGGCGAGCGAGTCTCTCCGCAGGCAGTGGGCAGGGCCCAGGACTCCTGCCCGGAGACGCAATTCATCAATGTGTACGGGCCCACGGAGACAACGGTCTTCGCGACCGCCCACCCGGCTGCCCCCGGTACGGCCGCCGAGGCGGACATACCCATCGGGCGGCCCCTGCACGCGATGAGCGCCCATGTGCTGGACGATGAGCTGCGGCCTGTGGCACCTGGCGCACCGGGCGAGCTGTACCTCGCGGGCATCGGCGTGGCCCGCGGCTATCTGAGCCGGTCGGCGGGGACCGCGGAACGCTTTGTGGCCTGCCCGTTCGGCCCCGCGGGTGAACGGATGTACCGCACCGGAGATGTGGTGCGGACCACCCCCGGGGGCGAACTGGTGCACATGGGCCGCACGGATGCCCAGGTCAAACTCAGGGGCTTTCGCATCGAACCGGGTGAGATCGAGGCGGTGCTGCTGTCGCACCCGGGAGTGGGTCAAGCAGCGGTCATGGTCCGCGAGGGCGAGGCAGGGGGCCCGGGCAGACAACTGGCGGGTTACGTGGTCCCCCGCGCGGCCACGGCACGACCATGCACCGACTCCACCGCCCCATTCGCTGACCACACCGACCACACCGACTGCACCGAATCCGCCGCCGCGCCCGGTAGCCCCGAGTTCGCGCTCGGGTCCGGCATCTCGGCGAGCGAGCTGCGGGGCTTTGTGACCGCCCGGCTGCCCGGGTTCATGGTGCCCGCCTCGTTCACGGTGCTGGAGGCGTTGCCGCTGACGCCCAACGGAAAGCTCGACCGGGACGCCCTGCCCGCCCCCGAGTTCACCGGAGGCGTCTATCGTGCTCCCCGCACCCCTGTCGAGGAGGTCATCGCTGGCCTCTTCGCCGAGGTGCTCGGGCTGGAGCGGGCCGGTGCCGACGATGACTTCTTCGCCCTGGGCGGCGACAGCATCCAAGCCATCCAGGTGGTCACCAGGGCCCGCGCCCAGCAGGTGACGTTCAGCTCGCGCGAGGTCTTCCAGCTCCGGACGGTCGCCCGGCTCGCCGAGGCGGCGATGGCCCTAGCCGATCAGCGGCCCGGATGGGAGTCGGGACTCGCGGAGCTTCCCGGCGGCGGCGTCGGGCCGATGCCGTTGATGCCCGTCGCCCGGTGGGTCCAGGACCTCGGGCCCGGCTTCGACAGCCTCTCCCAGGCCGTCGTCCTCGAACTGCCGCAGGACATCGACGGGGAGTCCCTCGCAGCGACCGTGGCCGCGGTGGTCGACCGGCACGACCTGCTGCGTACGACACTGACGGCGGACGGGCTGCTGACCGCTCCACCGGGATCTGTCGCCGTGGACTCGCTGATCGAACATGTCGACTGCGACGGAGACTGGGCAGCTTCGACCTGGCGGCAACTCCTGCTCGGCAAACTCGACTCCGCCGCCGCCCTGTTGGCCCCTGCAAAGGGCGTGGTCGCCCGATTCATCTGGTTCGACCCTGGCCCGAGCGCCGGCCCCGGACGGCTACTGGTGGTACTGCACCACCTGGTGGTCGACGGGGTGTCGTGGCGCATCCTGATGCCGGACTTCGCTGCCGCCTGGGACCGGATCAGAGTAGGGAAGCCCCCCGAGCTCCCCGCCGTGGGCACCTCCGTACGACGCTGGGCCCACGCCCTCGTCGACGAGGCTGCCGCCGGGCGGGTCGCCGAACTGCCCCTGTGGCAGTCGGTCGTAGCGGGCCCCGATCCGCTCATCGGGGCCCGGCGGCTCGATCCCGCCGAAGACCTCACGGCCACGGTGCACAAGACGCAGGTGCTGTTGTCTGTCGCCGTCACCGAGACACTGCTGACGGTCGTACCGAAGGCGTTCCGCGGCTCCGCCGCTGACGCGCTTCTGGCCGCGCTCGCCCTCGCGGCAGTCAAGTGGCGTCGGGAACGCGGAGTCGAGGAACCCTCAACCCTACTCAGGCTCGAAGGTCACGGCCGCGAGGAGGACGCGGTACCCGGGGCGGATCTGGCCCGTACCGTCGGCTGGTTCACCAGCGTCTTCCCCGTCCGTCTCGACCTCGCGGGGATCGACGTGGACGAGGCGATCGCGGGCGGTCCCGCTGCGGGCGCGGTGATCAAAGCCGTGAAGGAGCAGATAGCCGCCATACCCGGCAAGGGCATCGGCTACGGACTGCTGCGCCATCTCAACGAGGAGACCGCCGCCGCGCTGAGCGGCCACCCGCTCGGTCAGATCGGGTTCAACTACCTCGGCCGGTTCTCCACCGCCGACATGCCCGAGGAACTGCGCGGCCTCGGCTGGACCCAGACCGACGATCTCACCGCCTTCTCCGAACTGGCAGAACTCGACGCGGGACATGCCGCGGACATGCCTGCCCTGTCCGAGATCGACATCAACGCCATGGTCACCGACACCCCCGATGGACCCCGTCTCGGCGCGCTGTTCGGGGCCCCCACGGGAGTCCTGGCGCCTGAAGAGACCCAACACATCGCACAGTTGTGGCGCACCGCGCTGGAAGGGCTCGCCCGGCACGCCACCGCACCGGGCGCGGGCGGACTGACCCCATCGGACGTACCGCTGGTCGAGGTGGGCCAGGGCGATCTGGAGAAGTGGGAGCGCCGCTACCCCGGCATCGAGGACGTCTGGCCCCTCACCTCACTGCAAGCAGGGCTGCTCTACGAATCGCAGGCGGGCGGGCCGGAATTCGACGCCTACCAGGTGCAGTACACCCTCCATCTGTCGGGTCCCGTCGCCCCGGCCAGGCTGCGAGCGGCGGGGCAGGCGCTTCTCGACCGGCACGCCGCCCTGCGCGCCGTGTTCGTGCCTTCGGCGACGGGAGACATGGTCCAACTGGTCGTCGAGGACGTTCAGCTGCCATGGCACCAGGTGGATCTGACGGGACTCTCGGGCGCCGAGCGTGATGCGGCGTTCGCCCGACTGCTCTCCGATGACCTGGCGGAACGCTTCGACCCGCAGGCGCCGCCCCTGCTGCGCCTCACGCTGATCACCATGGAGCCGGGACGCTCCGAACTGGTTCTGACCGCCCACCACGTGCTCTTCGACGGTTGGTCGATACCGCTGCTCGCTCAGGATCTGCTGCGGCTGTACGGCTCGGGCGGCGACGCCTCCGCACTGCCCCGGGCGCGCGGCTACCGGGATTTCCTGGCCTGGCTGTCCCGGCAGGACCGCGCCGCCTCGGCCCGCGCCTGGCAGGAGGAGCTCGACGGCTTCGACGAACCCGCGCTCCTCACACCGGCCCTCGGTTTCGCCCCGCAACCGGGAACGCAGCCGGAATCCACCACTCACACCACCGAGAGCGGCGGTGTCAGCCAGTTCCCGGTGCCACTGGACGCCGACACCGCCCGGGCGCTCGCCCGCCGTGCCGCGGAGCTCGGTGTCACCCTCAACACCGTCGTCCAGGGCGCGTGGGCCATGCTCTTGGGACAGCTCACGGGACGTCAGGACGTGGTGTTCGGCGCCACCGTCGCGGGCCGCCCGCCCGCGATCCCCGGAGTGGAGTCCATGGTCGGGCTCTTCCTTAACACCGTGCCCGTACGGGTGAGATGCGCGCCCGGTGACACCATCGCAGCCGTCCTGACCGCACTGCACGAGCGGCAGGGTGGGCTCCTCGACCACCATCACCATCCACTGCACGAGATCCAACGGGCCACCGGCATTCCCGCGCTGTTCGACACCTATGTGGCGTTCGAGTCCTTCCCGCTCGACCAGGCCGGGATCACCGAGGCGAGCGAGGACGCGGGGATCAGCCTCGCCGGACTGCGGCCGTTCGCCACCACCCACTACCCGCTCTCCGTGATGGCGCTGCCCGCCGACGGCGGCGCCCCCCTGCGGCTGGTGTTGCAGTACCGGCGGGACGCCTTCGACCCCGCCACCGTGGACACCACCGCCCGACGCTTCGGACATGTCCTGCGGGACATCGCCGCCGACCCCGGGCAGTGCGTCGCCTCCGTCGATCTGCTGGATCCGGCCGAACACGACCGCATATTGCGCGAGTTCAACGACACCACCACTGACGATTTCCCGGTGACCGTCCCCGAGCTGTTCGACCGACAGTCCTCGGCGACCCCGGAGGCCCTCGCCGTCGTCTCCGGCTCGCAGACTCTGACATACCGTCAACTAAGCGATCGGGCGGACCGGCTCGCACACGTCCTGCGCGGGTACGGCGCGGGCCCCGAGACACTCGTGGCCGTGGCCCTACCGCGCACGGCGGACCTGGTGGTCGCGCTGCTCGGCATCCTCAAGTCCGGCGCCGGATACCTTCCGGTCGACCCCAAGTACCCCTCCCGCCGTCAGGAGTTCCTGCTCGCCGATGCCCGCCCGGCACTGGTCCTCACCGACCAGGACACCGGACAGAGTCTGCCCCCGGGCAACGCACCCAGGCTGCACCTGGAGGACCTGGAGCGAGTCGACGGCGAAGCGCCGCCGGGTCCCGGGCCCCGACCCGACAACGTGGCGTACGTGATGTACACCTCCGGGTCCACCGGCACCGCCAAGGGCGTCGCCATCTCACACCGCAACATCACCAGCTGCCTGCCCGCGCTCACCACATCCCTGGATGTGGGAACCGGTGCCCGGATGCTGGCCGGGGCATCCGTCAACTTCGACGTATCGGTGTTCGAGATCTTCTCAACGCTGTGCACGGGAGGCGTCGTCGAGATCGTCAGGGACATCCTGACGCTGGGCGAGCGCGACGGCTGGCGCGGCGACACCATCAGTACCGTCCCCTCGGCCTTCGCCGAACTCCTCGACCGGGTGCCGGGCCGGATCAGTGCCAGGACAGTGATGCTGGCGGGCGAGGCCCTGCCCACCTCACTGCTGCGACGCATCCGCGAGGCGATGCCCGGTGTCCGCGTCGTCAACGGCTACGGGCAGACCGAGACCTTCTACGCCACCACGTACGCCCTCGCCGGGAGCGACGAATGGGTTGGTGACGCGGCCGGCGCTCCCATCGGGGCGCCCCTCGACAACGTCCGCGTGTATCTGCTCGGGGCCGGGCTTAGGCCGGTGCCACCCGGTGTGATCGGCGAGCTCTACGTAGCGGGAGCCACCGTCGGCCGCGGTTATCGAGGGCGCGCGCCCCTCACCGCGAGCCGCTTCGTGCCCGACCCGTTCGGGCCCGCAGGCGCACGCATGTACCGCACGGGGGACCTGGCACGTTGGACCGCTGAAGGACACCTCGCGTACGCCGGCCGCGGAGATGCCCAGGTCAAGATCCGCGGCGCCCGCCTCGAACCGGCCGAGGTCGAAGCGGCCCTGACCGCGCACCCCGACGTCGACCGGGCGGTCGTCACCGTCCAGGACGACAAGGAACCGGGCGCCTCCGGTCATCTCGTGGCGTACGTGACCCCCGGTGGCAGTGCCGACGTCCTGCGCGCCTTCCTCGCCGAGAAGCTCCCCGACTTCATGGTGCCCGCCGCGTTCGTCGTCCTCGATGCACTCCCGCTGATGCAGAACGGCAAGCTGGACCGCGCGGCGCTACCCGAACCGCAGTTGACCGGCGGTGCCTACCGAGCACCCCGCGACGCCCGCGAAGAGACCCTGTGCCGGCTGTACGCGGAGACGCTCGGCACGGACCGGGTCGGCATCGACGACGACTTCTTCGCCCTGGGCGGGCACTCCCTGGTCGCGACCCGGCTGATCAGCCGGATCCGCGCGGAGCTCGGCCGGCAGGTCCCGGTCAGCACCGTCTTCCAACGTCCGACCGTCGCCGAACTGGCACGCGAGCTCGACGCCCTGGCCACCGCGAGCAGGCCCCGCCTGCGCCGAATGACCGACCGATGA
- a CDS encoding non-ribosomal peptide synthetase produces MATAAKRRSASAVGRDRSPTASTAEPGWLPSPSGRPITDLGRLGHALVLRLPAPLDTAAPHQALAEAVERWPVLRGARLWETRVPGEYAAAAARARALREALRPVGRGRVPLRTVLLRYADGLADLLLVADRWRVSQAVLNAVADLLVYGATAADAPDKADADTGVGDDPGAAPLVPWGLGDPGRAGMLGARSLHLPCGPEMDGQVLLAAVAHTLARYTSTGTVRVGRLDTVHGSTRPEVLRITDPGADADGDTDTDTDAGTDADAAQGPPPVGVVLHTARADRHYLPCQAPLFPLTVFGRERKDGTYEAECWFDEGAFAPRVAELFCASVERLAVHFGTGREPGLSLTDVPFVGSKDTGQILRLGGADRSDGPLVPPRRIDAIFSDVADQRPDAVALVDDTGQLTYRQLNERAERVAAGLRALGVRRGTRVGVFLNRDASLVVALLGVLKAGGAYVPIDVNYPADRVGYICENASLAHVIVRGGDSGFPPVGGVRALPLGQLSTPAPEPGADGVRSDPGSADDDAYVIYTSGSTGRPKGVVVPHRNVAALLDATTADFGLGPDDVWTLFHSSAFDFSVWEIWGCLLTGGRLVVVSYWVARDTHAFYRLIARHGVTVLNQTPSAFAQLARIDGQERGAMPVRLLVFGGESLDVRVLGPWFARHSPSHCRVVNMFGITETTVHVTARTITPADVLTRSRSVGAALPGWSVSVRDDTGRVLPPGAAGEIYVGGAGVADRYLGQPELTARRFVVDPITGNRLYRSGDRGRLHPDGTLDHLGRLDSQVKIRGHRIELDEIRSVLLDAPAVGAAVAVVRETVPGDPASGRIDAYVVSATGGGEVDTRRILDEASRILPDYMTPATLTQIASVPLTGNGKPDVARLPEPVVGRAGRAGRPDRQQTAADAPDGAGGLADAVLGVWSRCLRKEVMADDNFFELGGNSLLVVRVLSEMREQGLPGVTPRDFYANSTAGQFIRLVEQRSS; encoded by the coding sequence ATGGCGACAGCCGCGAAGAGACGATCAGCAAGCGCAGTGGGCCGGGACAGGTCGCCCACGGCGTCGACGGCCGAACCGGGATGGCTACCGTCCCCGTCCGGCCGCCCGATCACCGACCTGGGTCGCTTGGGACACGCCCTGGTCCTGCGTCTCCCGGCTCCTCTCGACACCGCAGCACCGCACCAGGCCCTGGCCGAGGCCGTCGAACGGTGGCCCGTGCTGCGCGGGGCGCGGCTGTGGGAGACCAGGGTGCCCGGGGAGTACGCCGCCGCAGCAGCGCGGGCGCGGGCGCTGCGGGAGGCGCTGCGCCCGGTGGGGCGCGGCCGCGTACCGCTGCGCACGGTGCTCCTGCGGTACGCGGACGGGCTCGCTGACCTGCTACTCGTCGCCGATCGATGGCGGGTGTCACAGGCAGTGCTGAACGCGGTGGCCGATCTGCTGGTGTACGGGGCGACAGCTGCGGATGCGCCGGACAAAGCCGACGCCGACACAGGCGTGGGAGACGATCCCGGTGCCGCGCCCCTCGTTCCCTGGGGGCTCGGAGACCCGGGGCGCGCCGGCATGCTCGGTGCCCGTTCGCTGCACCTCCCCTGCGGGCCTGAGATGGACGGGCAGGTGCTTCTGGCCGCCGTGGCGCACACCCTGGCCAGGTACACCAGTACGGGCACGGTCCGCGTCGGGCGCCTGGACACCGTGCACGGTTCCACTCGCCCCGAGGTCCTGCGCATCACCGACCCAGGCGCAGACGCAGATGGAGACACCGATACCGACACCGACGCCGGAACGGACGCGGATGCCGCTCAGGGGCCGCCCCCGGTCGGCGTCGTGCTGCACACCGCACGCGCCGACCGCCACTACCTACCGTGCCAGGCACCCCTCTTCCCGCTCACGGTGTTCGGCAGGGAGCGGAAGGACGGCACGTACGAGGCGGAGTGCTGGTTCGACGAGGGGGCGTTCGCACCCAGGGTGGCAGAGCTGTTCTGCGCATCTGTCGAACGCCTCGCCGTGCACTTCGGCACTGGGAGGGAACCGGGCCTCTCGCTGACCGACGTACCGTTCGTCGGTTCGAAGGACACCGGACAGATCCTCCGCCTCGGTGGCGCCGACCGCAGCGATGGACCCCTCGTGCCCCCGCGCCGCATCGACGCGATCTTCTCCGACGTGGCCGACCAGCGCCCGGACGCGGTGGCACTGGTGGACGACACCGGACAGCTGACGTACCGGCAGCTCAACGAGCGGGCCGAGCGGGTCGCTGCGGGGCTGCGCGCCCTCGGGGTGCGACGGGGCACCCGGGTCGGAGTGTTCCTGAACCGGGACGCCTCCCTGGTCGTCGCATTACTCGGCGTGCTGAAGGCGGGCGGCGCTTACGTCCCGATTGATGTGAACTACCCCGCGGACCGGGTGGGTTACATCTGTGAGAACGCATCGCTGGCGCATGTGATCGTCCGCGGTGGCGACTCGGGTTTCCCACCGGTCGGCGGTGTCCGTGCCCTCCCTCTGGGGCAGCTGAGCACTCCGGCGCCTGAACCGGGAGCCGACGGAGTGCGGTCGGATCCCGGGAGCGCCGACGACGATGCGTACGTCATCTACACCTCGGGGTCGACGGGACGGCCGAAGGGCGTGGTCGTGCCCCACCGGAACGTGGCCGCGCTGCTGGACGCCACGACCGCCGACTTCGGGCTCGGGCCGGACGATGTGTGGACGCTCTTCCATTCGAGCGCGTTCGACTTCTCGGTGTGGGAGATCTGGGGTTGTCTGCTGACCGGCGGACGTCTCGTCGTCGTCTCCTACTGGGTGGCCAGGGACACGCACGCGTTCTACCGACTGATCGCCCGACACGGAGTGACGGTCCTCAACCAGACCCCTTCCGCCTTCGCCCAGTTGGCCCGCATCGACGGGCAGGAGCGGGGCGCCATGCCCGTCAGACTGCTGGTCTTCGGCGGCGAGTCCCTGGACGTACGGGTGCTCGGACCGTGGTTCGCCCGGCACTCGCCCTCGCACTGCCGGGTGGTGAACATGTTCGGCATCACCGAGACGACCGTGCACGTGACCGCGCGGACCATCACTCCCGCGGACGTACTGACGCGGTCCCGCTCGGTGGGCGCGGCACTGCCCGGCTGGTCGGTGTCCGTGCGGGACGACACCGGACGAGTGCTGCCGCCTGGCGCGGCAGGTGAGATCTACGTTGGCGGGGCGGGGGTCGCTGACCGTTACCTCGGCCAACCGGAGCTGACGGCGAGGAGATTCGTCGTGGACCCGATCACCGGGAACCGGCTCTACCGGAGCGGGGACAGGGGCCGGCTGCACCCTGACGGCACGCTCGACCACCTCGGCAGGCTCGACAGCCAGGTGAAGATCCGCGGACATCGCATCGAGCTGGACGAGATCCGGTCAGTACTCCTGGACGCCCCGGCGGTCGGGGCTGCCGTGGCCGTCGTCAGGGAGACGGTGCCTGGTGACCCGGCGAGCGGCCGGATCGACGCGTACGTCGTCTCCGCGACGGGCGGGGGGGAGGTGGACACCCGGCGCATCCTGGACGAGGCCAGCCGCATCCTGCCCGACTATATGACGCCCGCGACGCTCACTCAGATCGCTTCGGTGCCGCTCACCGGGAACGGGAAGCCCGACGTGGCGCGGCTGCCGGAGCCTGTGGTGGGCCGTGCAGGTCGTGCAGGTCGTCCGGATCGGCAGCAGACAGCGGCGGATGCGCCCGATGGGGCCGGTGGACTCGCTGATGCGGTGCTGGGCGTCTGGAGCCGCTGTCTGCGGAAGGAGGTGATGGCCGACGACAACTTCTTCGAACTGGGCGGCAATTCGCTGCTGGTGGTACGGGTCCTGAGCGAGATGCGCGAACAGGGGCTGCCCGGGGTGACGCCGCGCGACTTCTACGCCAACTCGACGGCGGGGCAGTTCATCCGGCTCGTGGAGCAGCGCTCGTCATAA